One genomic window of Cricetulus griseus strain 17A/GY chromosome 3, alternate assembly CriGri-PICRH-1.0, whole genome shotgun sequence includes the following:
- the LOC100766630 gene encoding liver carboxylesterase 1-like isoform X2 yields MWLFALVLASLNTCLAFGHPSSSPVVDTAHGKVLGKYVSLEGFAQPVAIFLGVPFAKPPLGSLRFAPPEPPEPWNFVKNATSYPPMCSQITGVGPVLSDVFTNQLEGVPLEYSEDCLYLNIYSPTDLTTKAKLPVMVWVHGGGLLSGGASTFDGLALSTHEKVVVVVIQYRLGIWGFLSTGDEHSRGNWGHFDQVAALHWVQNNIANFGGNPGSVTLFGESAGGESVSVLVLSPLTKNLFHRAISESGVALTPCLFRENTRRGAEQVAIATGCEAATSADIVHCLREKTEEELLATTLKMKFFALDLHGDPRESYPFLTTVIDGVLLPKAPEEILAEKNFNTVPYIVGINKQEFGWFIPTMMGYPLSEGKLDQKTATSLLWKSYPLTNISKELTPVATEKYLGGSDSPYKMKNLFLDMMGDVLFTVPSVIVARYHRDAGAPTYMYEFAYRPSFVSDMRPKMVIADHGDEVYSVWGTPFLKEGALEEEINLSKMMMKFWGNFARNGNPNGEGLTHWPEYDQKEGYLQIGATTQQAQKLKEKEVAFWTDLRAMEVKETLRNE; encoded by the exons atgtggctcttTGCTCTGGTCCTGGCATCCCTCAACACTTGCCTGGCTTTTG GACACCCATCCTCATCACCGGTGGTGGACACGGCTCATGGCAAAGTCCTGGGGAAGTATGTCAGCTTAGAAGGATTTGCACAGCCTGTGGCCATCTTTCTGGGAGTTCCCTTTGCCAAGCCTCCTCTTGGATCCCTGAGGTTTGCTCCACCAGAGCCTCCAGAGCCCTGGAACTTCGTGAAGAATGCCACCTCCTACCCTCCCAT GTGCTCCCAGATTACTGGGGTGGGGCCAGTGCTCTCTGATGTCTTCACCAACCAACTAGAAGGCGTTCCTCTTGAGTATTCTGAAGACTGCCTTTACTTAAATATTTACTCACCCACTGACCTGACCACCAAAGCCAAGTTGCCG GTGATGGTGTGGGTCCATGGAGGTGGTTTACTGTCTGGTGGGGCATCGACTTTTGATGGCCTGGCCCTGTCTACACATGAAAAAGTGGTGGTGGTAGTCATTCAATACCGCCTGGGCATCTGGGGATTTCTCAG CACAGGAGATGAACAcagcagagggaactggggtcACTTCGACCAAGTAGCTGCCCTACACTGGGTCCAGAACAACATTGCAAACTTCGGAGGGAACCCAGGCTCTGTGACCCTCTTTGGCGAGTCAGCAGGAGGGGAAAGTGTCTCTGTCCTT GTTTTATCTCCTTTGACCAAGAACCTCTTCCACAGGGCCATTTCTGAGAGTGGTGTTGCCCTCACTCCATGTCTGTTCAGGGAGAATACCAGGCGTGGGGCTGAG CAAGTCGCCATTGCTACAGGGTGTGAGGCCGCTACATCAGCCGATATAGTTCACTGTCTGCgtgagaagacagaggaggaacTCTTAGCAACAACACTGAAAATG AAATTCTTTGCTCTTGATTTGCATGGTGACCCCAGAGAG AGCTACCCCTTCCTGACCACTGTGATTGATGGAGTGCTGCTGCCAAAGGCACCAGAAGAGATTCTGGCTGAAAAGAATTTCAACACTGTACCCTACATCGTGGGAATCAACAAGCAAGAGTTCGGCTGGTTTATTCCCACG ATGATGGGCTATCCACTCTCTGAAGGCAAACTGGACCAGAAGACAGCCACATCCCTCCTATGGAAGTCATACCCACTTACT AACATCTCTAAGGAACTGACTCCAGTGGCCACCGAGAAGTATTTGGGAGGATCAGACAGCCCTTACAAAATGAAGAACCTATTTTTAGACATGATGGGAGATGTGTTATTCACTGTGCCATCTGTGATTGTGGCCCGCTATCATAGAG ATGCTGGAGCCCCCACCTACATGTATGAATTTGCGTATCGTCCAAGCTTCGTGTCTGACATGAGACCCAAGATGGTGATAGCAGACCATGGAGATGAAGTTTACTCTGTTTGGGGGACaccatttttaaaag AGGGTGCCCTGGAGGAGGAGATCAACCTCAGCAAGATGATGATGAAGTTTTGGGGCAATTTTGCTCGAAATGG GAACCCCAATGGGGAGGGACTGACACACTGGCCAGAGTATGACCAGAAGGAAGGATACCTGCAGATTGGAGCCACCACTCAGCAAGCCCAGAagctaaaagaaaaggaagtagctTTCTGGACTGATCTCCGAGCTATGGAGGTGAAGGAGACACTGAGAAATGAGTAG